One window of candidate division WOR-3 bacterium genomic DNA carries:
- a CDS encoding extracellular solute-binding protein, producing MKKNLILIFLTIIIFLLCKKVEKKELSIWVSYNDEEFKVFNEIVKEFEEKENIKILVQRVPFEGMFEKILTSVISGQNPDIARLDIAQVYLLAKKGILLPLDTSYFKNILKDVYEAPLKSSYYEDKLYGIPDQVTCILLFYNKKLFKEKGLDTLKPPSNWEEFLIYAKKLTDEKKGIFGFGMRNTLWWDLPFFYTFGSEVFDEKGNPQFLDEKFKKALCFKRDLYLKYKIEGGAFLEGGINPDMGFINEKYAMIFSGPWKIKDLQKIKFPFGISLIPEGEAGSFTSLGGTQMVIFKNTKNSEKAMRFLKYIISPEVQAKWANALGQIPVNKKAIDYIDFEKNKFMKILIEAIEKTKPRPQIAEYPEVERIYIQEVSIFLKGERDIEETIKNLQERILKVIK from the coding sequence ATGAAAAAAAATTTAATCTTAATTTTTTTAACTATAATTATCTTTCTCCTCTGTAAAAAAGTTGAAAAAAAAGAACTATCAATATGGGTATCTTATAACGATGAAGAATTTAAAGTATTCAATGAAATAGTTAAAGAATTTGAAGAAAAAGAAAATATTAAAATTTTAGTCCAGAGAGTTCCTTTTGAAGGAATGTTTGAAAAAATATTAACATCTGTCATAAGTGGACAGAATCCAGATATTGCAAGACTTGATATAGCACAGGTCTATTTACTTGCCAAAAAAGGAATTCTACTTCCCCTTGATACTTCTTATTTTAAAAATATTTTAAAGGATGTTTATGAAGCACCCTTAAAATCTTCTTATTATGAGGATAAACTTTATGGAATCCCTGACCAGGTAACATGCATATTACTTTTCTATAATAAAAAATTATTCAAAGAAAAAGGACTTGATACATTAAAACCACCTTCTAACTGGGAAGAGTTTTTAATTTATGCAAAAAAATTAACTGACGAAAAAAAAGGGATTTTTGGTTTTGGAATGAGAAATACTTTATGGTGGGATTTACCCTTCTTTTATACCTTTGGCTCAGAAGTTTTTGATGAAAAGGGAAATCCACAATTTTTAGATGAAAAATTTAAAAAAGCTCTTTGCTTTAAAAGAGATTTATATCTTAAATACAAAATAGAAGGTGGGGCATTTCTTGAAGGTGGTATAAATCCTGATATGGGATTTATAAATGAAAAATATGCTATGATTTTTTCAGGTCCATGGAAAATAAAAGACTTACAAAAAATTAAATTCCCCTTTGGAATTTCTCTTATTCCAGAAGGTGAAGCAGGTTCATTTACTTCACTGGGAGGAACACAGATGGTTATATTTAAAAATACAAAAAATAGTGAAAAAGCAATGAGATTTTTAAAATACATAATATCACCTGAAGTGCAGGCAAAATGGGCAAATGCTTTAGGACAGATTCCAGTAAATAAAAAAGCTATTGATTACATTGATTTTGAAAAAAATAAATTTATGAAAATACTTATAGAAGCAATTGAAAAAACAAAACCAAGACCCCAAATTG